One genomic region from Marinobacter szutsaonensis encodes:
- a CDS encoding radical SAM protein: MPLTETRPARSKRIPAVEVLEPRAFDSWTHTRNRDPRGYIDGDKLKELWIHTGTACNLACPFCLEGSHPGDGRIPGMKLSDVKPFIHEAIDMGVEQFSFTGGEPFVIRDFVNILDYASQHRPCFVLTNATEPLLKRRHQVLPLLDNPYPIHFRVSLDFPDRARHDKDRGEGSFDEALEGIRWLIEQGFKVSIARQTDPEEIPSEVEAAFREIFRAWNIPENLAFTAFPDLGTPGSEDGSPEITETCMEKYPTKESRAHFMCTYTRMLVKKGDAVRVYACTLVDDDPQYDLGGSLAESMDERIMLRHHRCFSCYRFGASCSAPA, translated from the coding sequence ATGCCCCTGACCGAAACCCGACCGGCCCGCAGTAAACGCATTCCGGCCGTGGAAGTCCTCGAACCCCGGGCGTTCGACAGCTGGACCCACACCCGCAACAGGGACCCCCGGGGTTACATCGACGGGGACAAGCTCAAAGAGCTGTGGATTCACACCGGCACCGCCTGCAACCTGGCCTGCCCGTTCTGCCTGGAAGGTTCCCATCCTGGCGACGGCCGCATTCCCGGCATGAAGCTGAGCGATGTGAAGCCGTTTATTCACGAAGCCATCGACATGGGCGTGGAGCAGTTCTCCTTCACCGGCGGCGAACCCTTCGTCATCCGGGATTTCGTCAACATCCTCGATTACGCCAGCCAGCACCGGCCCTGTTTCGTGCTCACCAACGCGACCGAGCCACTGCTTAAGCGCCGGCATCAGGTGCTGCCGCTGCTGGATAATCCCTACCCGATCCATTTCCGGGTCAGCCTGGATTTCCCGGACCGTGCCCGGCACGACAAGGACCGGGGCGAAGGGAGCTTCGACGAGGCGCTGGAAGGTATCCGTTGGCTGATCGAGCAGGGTTTCAAGGTGTCCATCGCCCGCCAGACCGATCCTGAGGAAATTCCCTCAGAGGTTGAGGCGGCGTTCAGGGAGATTTTCCGGGCCTGGAACATTCCCGAAAACCTGGCGTTCACCGCGTTTCCGGATCTGGGTACGCCGGGTTCCGAGGACGGCAGCCCGGAGATTACCGAGACCTGTATGGAGAAGTATCCGACCAAAGAGTCGCGGGCGCACTTTATGTGTACCTATACGCGGATGCTGGTGAAGAAGGGTGATGCGGTGCGGGTGTATGCCTGCACGCTGGTGGATGATGATCCGCAGTATGATCTGGGTGGGTCGTTGGCCGAGAGCATGGATGAGCGGATTATGTTGCGGCATCACCGGTGTTTTTCCTGTTACCGCTTTGGGGCTAGTTGTTCGGCGCCTGCCTGA
- a CDS encoding sigma-70 family RNA polymerase sigma factor encodes MRKDDRLGPSPTPPNDGERDSLVGLYFRDASRYHILSDDQERRLSRKLSLCFRIVSTELGLPESTPQTFREVIGSLGDACAFSSRCRRAYHLAMACRRKLIQSNLRLAVHIARRYNQHGIPMPDLIQDANVGLIKAVERFDPTKGFRFSTYAYWWISEEVKRCLQRGTRVVHTPENVVDEIRQLQKVSLRLHQQLGRTPSQSELARAMEATPSRIGELRALAAREVSTDVSILEDGSATMADVLPAGEQLAPDHPMKQRDRRSELRMMLSELSERERDILSRRFGLDLPDPETLQVISDALGISRERVRQIEKGALRKLKSRFGSAGEETGA; translated from the coding sequence ATGAGAAAAGATGACCGGCTGGGACCGTCTCCGACTCCGCCCAACGATGGTGAAAGGGATTCCCTGGTCGGGCTGTATTTCAGGGATGCGTCCCGTTATCACATACTCTCGGACGATCAGGAGCGTCGTCTGTCCCGAAAACTGTCCCTGTGCTTCCGGATTGTCAGCACCGAGCTTGGCCTTCCGGAATCCACACCCCAGACCTTCCGTGAGGTGATCGGCAGCCTCGGGGACGCCTGCGCCTTCTCCAGCCGATGCCGCCGGGCCTATCACCTGGCCATGGCCTGCCGGCGCAAGCTGATCCAGAGCAACCTGCGCCTCGCGGTGCACATCGCCCGAAGGTACAACCAGCATGGAATTCCCATGCCGGACCTGATCCAGGACGCCAATGTCGGCCTGATCAAGGCGGTGGAACGGTTTGATCCGACCAAGGGTTTCCGATTCTCCACGTATGCCTACTGGTGGATCAGCGAGGAAGTGAAACGCTGTCTGCAGCGGGGCACCCGGGTGGTCCACACTCCGGAGAATGTGGTGGACGAAATCCGTCAGCTCCAGAAGGTATCGCTCCGGCTGCATCAGCAGCTTGGCCGTACGCCATCGCAGTCCGAGCTGGCGAGAGCCATGGAGGCGACGCCGTCAAGGATTGGGGAGCTGCGGGCGCTGGCGGCCCGGGAAGTGTCCACCGACGTCTCGATCCTGGAGGACGGCTCGGCCACCATGGCCGATGTTCTTCCGGCCGGTGAGCAACTGGCTCCGGATCATCCGATGAAGCAGCGGGACCGGCGCAGCGAGCTGCGCATGATGCTGAGCGAGCTCAGTGAACGGGAGCGGGATATCCTGTCGCGCCGATTCGGCCTGGACCTGCCCGATCCGGAGACCCTGCAGGTGATTTCCGACGCCCTGGGTATCAGCCGGGAACGGGTCCGGCAGATCGAGAAAGGCGCCTTGCGCAAACTGAAGAGCCGGTTCGGCTCTGCCGGGGAAGAAACGGGCGCCTGA
- a CDS encoding DNA-3-methyladenine glycosylase I, translating into MTESGRCPWCGTDPLYVNYHDTVWGRPEYDDRALFEKLCLDGQQAGLSWITILRKQDSYRSAYDGFNPERIVRYGDDKVADLLANPGIIRNRLKVQSIIRNARGYLELRERGQGFADFLWSFVDGQPIQNRWRTLDEVPVTTNESEAMSRALKKQGFTFVGPTIVYAFMQATGMVNDHLTGCPQHHQCAQLAR; encoded by the coding sequence ATGACTGAATCCGGACGCTGCCCCTGGTGCGGCACCGATCCGCTGTACGTGAATTACCACGATACCGTCTGGGGCCGGCCCGAATACGACGACCGGGCCCTGTTCGAGAAACTCTGCCTGGACGGCCAGCAGGCCGGCCTGAGCTGGATCACCATTCTGCGCAAGCAGGACAGTTACCGGTCCGCCTACGACGGCTTCAATCCCGAACGGATTGTCCGCTATGGCGACGACAAGGTGGCAGACTTGCTGGCCAACCCCGGGATCATCCGTAACCGACTGAAAGTTCAGTCGATCATCCGCAATGCCCGGGGCTACCTGGAGCTCCGGGAACGGGGCCAGGGGTTTGCCGATTTCCTGTGGTCCTTCGTGGATGGCCAACCCATCCAGAACCGGTGGCGCACGCTCGACGAGGTGCCGGTTACCACCAATGAATCCGAGGCCATGTCCCGGGCGCTGAAGAAACAGGGCTTCACCTTCGTCGGCCCCACCATTGTCTACGCCTTCATGCAGGCCACCGGGATGGTCAATGACCACCTGACCGGTTGCCCGCAACATCACCAGTGTGCGCAGCTGGCCCGATGA
- a CDS encoding FAD-dependent oxidoreductase has protein sequence MKTGKLVLIATIVVAIILFWGLGGNEWLTLDALKENRIALEQWIKDHLVFALGIYGIAYVLVTALSLPGAAVMTLAGGAFFGNWYGLITVSIASTAGASLAFLIARFLLRDTLLSKYRNTIEKIDRGIEKDGAFYLATLRLVPVFPFFLINLAMGLTGMKLRTYALVSWIAMLPGTFVYVNAGTQLGQIQSTSDIVSTDLLLSFALLGLFPLIAKFVVGFIRRRRLYAGWKKPEHFDYNLLVIGGGSAGLVSAYIAAAVKAKVALIEKHKMGGDCLNTGCVPSKALIRSAKAADTLRHANRYGLESVPVNGSFSNIMNRVKDVIAKVEPHDSPERYRKLGVDCISGEASFVSPWELEVRHNDGRTERLTARSIVVATGGKPAMPPIPGLEDMQPLTSDNLWDLQEQPERLLVLGGGPIGSELAQAFARLGSKVTQVERGERLLSKEDPDVAAVVLKQFEADGIDVRLKHSAAEFRTENGEKVAYCDHEGERVRIPFDQVLVAVGRAANTSGLNLERIGVDTLPNGTVPVEEDMSVRYPNVFACGDVAGPYQFTHAAAHQAWYAAVNGLFGQFKRFRVDYRVMPWVTFTSPEVARVGLSEAEAKDKGIAYEVTRYGLDDLDRAIAESEDYGFIKVLTAPGKDRILGAVVVGAHAGEILAEFTLAMKHGLGLNKILGTIHPYPTWNESAKYAAGEWKRAHAPEGILRLLEKLHGWRRGKKDQSRQEKRKEVTTG, from the coding sequence ATGAAAACTGGCAAACTGGTCCTTATCGCAACGATCGTCGTCGCGATTATCCTGTTCTGGGGGCTGGGCGGGAATGAGTGGCTGACGCTGGATGCCCTTAAAGAAAACCGGATCGCGCTCGAGCAATGGATCAAGGATCACCTGGTGTTTGCGCTCGGGATTTATGGAATCGCTTATGTTCTGGTGACTGCTCTTTCGTTGCCCGGTGCCGCCGTAATGACGCTGGCCGGCGGGGCCTTTTTTGGCAACTGGTACGGTCTGATCACAGTATCCATCGCCTCAACGGCGGGCGCATCGCTCGCCTTCCTGATTGCCCGTTTTCTGTTGCGTGACACGCTGCTGAGTAAATACAGGAATACCATCGAGAAGATTGATCGTGGCATAGAGAAGGACGGAGCCTTTTACCTGGCAACCCTGCGCCTGGTGCCGGTTTTTCCGTTCTTTCTGATCAATCTGGCCATGGGCCTGACCGGCATGAAGTTGCGCACCTATGCCCTGGTAAGCTGGATTGCAATGCTGCCGGGGACCTTTGTCTACGTGAATGCCGGCACCCAGTTGGGGCAGATTCAATCAACTAGCGACATCGTTTCGACCGACCTGCTCCTTTCCTTCGCCCTGCTCGGGCTGTTCCCCCTGATTGCCAAGTTTGTGGTGGGCTTCATCCGCCGGCGTCGCTTGTATGCCGGCTGGAAGAAACCCGAGCATTTTGACTACAACCTGCTGGTCATCGGCGGTGGCTCCGCAGGACTGGTTTCGGCATACATCGCCGCTGCCGTCAAAGCAAAAGTGGCCCTGATCGAGAAGCACAAGATGGGCGGTGACTGCCTAAACACCGGCTGCGTGCCTTCCAAGGCCCTGATTCGCAGCGCCAAGGCGGCCGACACCCTGCGCCACGCCAACCGCTATGGCCTGGAATCGGTGCCGGTGAACGGCTCGTTCAGTAACATCATGAATCGGGTCAAGGACGTGATTGCGAAGGTGGAGCCCCACGATTCCCCCGAGCGTTACCGCAAGCTGGGTGTCGACTGCATCTCCGGCGAGGCGAGCTTCGTATCTCCCTGGGAGCTGGAGGTTCGGCACAACGATGGCCGTACCGAACGATTGACTGCGCGCAGCATCGTTGTCGCCACCGGTGGCAAACCAGCCATGCCGCCAATTCCGGGACTTGAAGACATGCAGCCGCTGACTTCCGATAACCTCTGGGACCTGCAGGAACAACCTGAGCGTTTGTTGGTGCTGGGCGGTGGTCCGATCGGTTCCGAACTGGCCCAGGCCTTCGCTCGCCTGGGCAGCAAGGTGACGCAGGTGGAGCGCGGCGAACGTCTGCTGTCGAAGGAAGATCCCGATGTTGCCGCGGTGGTTTTGAAACAGTTCGAGGCTGACGGCATCGATGTCCGGCTCAAACATTCTGCGGCCGAGTTCCGTACCGAAAACGGCGAGAAGGTCGCCTACTGCGATCATGAGGGTGAACGCGTGAGAATTCCCTTCGATCAGGTACTGGTAGCGGTAGGCCGTGCCGCGAACACCTCCGGCCTGAACCTGGAGCGGATTGGCGTGGACACCCTGCCCAATGGCACGGTGCCGGTGGAAGAGGATATGAGCGTGCGCTATCCGAACGTGTTTGCCTGTGGCGATGTCGCCGGCCCGTACCAGTTCACCCACGCTGCCGCCCATCAGGCCTGGTACGCTGCGGTGAACGGCCTGTTTGGCCAGTTCAAACGCTTCCGGGTGGACTATCGGGTCATGCCCTGGGTTACCTTTACCTCGCCGGAAGTGGCGCGGGTCGGCCTGAGCGAAGCTGAAGCGAAGGATAAGGGCATTGCCTACGAGGTCACCCGCTATGGCCTGGATGACCTGGATCGGGCGATAGCGGAGAGCGAGGACTACGGTTTCATCAAGGTGCTGACAGCGCCGGGCAAGGACAGGATTCTGGGTGCCGTTGTGGTAGGCGCGCACGCCGGTGAGATCCTGGCGGAATTCACCCTGGCAATGAAACATGGCCTTGGCCTGAACAAGATCCTGGGCACCATCCACCCCTACCCGACCTGGAACGAGTCGGCCAAGTATGCGGCCGGTGAGTGGAAACGCGCCCACGCGCCTGAGGGTATCCTCAGGCTTCTTGAGAAACTTCACGGATGGCGCCGCGGCAAAAAAGATCAGAGCCGGCAGGAAAAGCGTAAAGAAGTGACAACGGGGTAA
- a CDS encoding DUF6482 family protein, with protein sequence MRITLEELRDTKDLVVDLLEILSLEGQQYMARLVIGDQTLLLSDAGGKTAMFRSAWQIQDTLGSFNILETQVVHPSAYHEMVGMAPADIEPMRIRIQRQRQ encoded by the coding sequence GTGAGAATCACCCTCGAAGAGCTCAGGGACACCAAAGACCTGGTGGTTGACCTGCTGGAAATCCTCTCGCTGGAAGGTCAGCAATACATGGCCAGGCTGGTTATCGGCGACCAGACCCTCCTGCTATCTGATGCCGGGGGCAAGACCGCCATGTTCCGAAGCGCCTGGCAAATCCAGGACACCCTCGGATCGTTCAATATCCTCGAAACCCAGGTGGTACACCCATCTGCCTATCACGAGATGGTCGGCATGGCGCCGGCCGATATCGAACCCATGAGAATCAGGATCCAGAGGCAGCGCCAGTGA
- the ectA gene encoding diaminobutyrate acetyltransferase, which translates to MTSEGSNTTAISLRTPTKDDGYRLHQLVAECPPLDPNSIYCNLLQCSHFAETGVAAEKEGDLVGFISGYIPPQQPETVFVWQVAVHEKGRGQGLAKRMLKEIVSRDACKAVTHMETTITEDNEASWALFRSFARDMGAELTYHEHFEKEKHFGGKHDSEFLLRIGPFTKPV; encoded by the coding sequence ATGACATCAGAAGGTTCGAATACCACCGCCATCAGTCTTCGTACACCCACGAAAGACGATGGCTACAGGCTCCACCAGCTGGTGGCTGAGTGCCCGCCGCTGGACCCCAACTCGATTTACTGCAACCTGTTGCAGTGCAGCCACTTTGCCGAGACCGGCGTGGCCGCGGAGAAGGAAGGCGATCTGGTCGGCTTTATCTCCGGATACATCCCTCCCCAACAGCCCGAGACCGTGTTTGTCTGGCAGGTGGCGGTTCACGAGAAAGGTCGTGGACAGGGCCTCGCCAAGCGGATGCTGAAAGAGATCGTTTCCCGTGATGCATGCAAAGCCGTCACCCACATGGAGACGACCATCACCGAGGACAACGAGGCCTCCTGGGCGCTGTTCCGTTCATTCGCCCGTGATATGGGAGCCGAGCTCACCTACCACGAGCACTTCGAGAAAGAGAAGCACTTCGGTGGCAAGCATGATTCTGAATTCCTGCTGCGCATCGGACCTTTCACGAAGCCTGTCTGA
- a CDS encoding DUF3429 domain-containing protein — MISVARLAVLVGLAGLIPFIAGTAGLFLMPGNSVAILAYFYLYSAGILAFMAGIYWPIAMQLENRCYPLSPLVTMLLSQAFFVAAGIGLLLPTAAQVVVYTLAYAALYLVDARWMKIYWPAWYRQMRLMLTTVVLVCQVTVGAWFFLLHGA, encoded by the coding sequence GTGATCTCTGTGGCACGACTTGCGGTCCTGGTGGGTCTCGCCGGGCTGATTCCGTTCATCGCCGGTACTGCGGGGTTGTTCCTGATGCCCGGGAACAGCGTGGCAATACTGGCCTACTTCTACCTCTACAGCGCCGGCATCCTGGCCTTCATGGCGGGTATTTACTGGCCCATCGCCATGCAACTGGAGAATCGCTGCTATCCACTGTCTCCGCTGGTGACGATGCTGCTGAGCCAGGCCTTTTTCGTCGCCGCCGGCATCGGCCTGCTGCTACCGACAGCGGCCCAGGTTGTGGTCTATACCCTGGCCTACGCCGCGCTCTACCTGGTGGACGCCCGCTGGATGAAGATCTACTGGCCAGCCTGGTACCGGCAGATGCGCCTGATGCTCACCACTGTGGTCCTGGTGTGCCAGGTGACTGTCGGTGCCTGGTTCTTCCTCCTCCATGGCGCCTGA
- a CDS encoding sodium:solute symporter — protein MNFTEASLFWGFLLVYGVVMYVLSPKSKNANSFYKGADDQGNPVGQWSLTASIFISWIFAKSVTNAANLGAAYGVVGGLAYASYWLSIPVAGYVIYLIRTQTGARSLQDFLTSRFGRLASLAFAAAILIRLYNEVWSNTAVVGGYFGLPGEWEYYAAAMLFTVFTLAYSLKGGLRSSIFTDVIQAFVFVFFVGAVLFLIIPANDTSALLSNGEFRLNAGFDLLLVALLQLFSYPFHDPVLTDRGFVNKEKTMLKSFVVAGLLGFVAVFIFSLVGVHARLNGIEAMGNAPAAVGQSLGLAALFFMSVVMMTSAGSTLDSTFTSLAKSLAVDLPRLARRTKDRLPSMRVGAVVMVVFAFLGNLPMFAGTDILKATTISGTMVMGLAPVFLFYGFTRWSPWSFHLSFWTGLGLGVLLAMGLIPTSWAIGDGKYAMLLGVNAWGFLICSAGFFVPLVLRRVAGRSLAAGEA, from the coding sequence ATGAACTTTACTGAAGCTTCCCTGTTCTGGGGATTCCTGCTGGTGTACGGCGTGGTGATGTACGTGCTGTCGCCAAAGAGCAAGAACGCGAATTCGTTCTATAAAGGCGCCGATGATCAGGGGAACCCGGTAGGTCAGTGGTCACTGACGGCCAGTATCTTTATCAGCTGGATCTTCGCCAAGTCGGTGACCAATGCGGCCAACCTGGGGGCAGCCTACGGTGTGGTTGGTGGTCTGGCCTATGCCAGTTACTGGTTGTCGATTCCGGTGGCTGGTTATGTCATCTACCTGATTCGGACCCAGACCGGGGCCCGGAGTTTGCAGGACTTTCTGACTTCCCGGTTTGGCCGGCTCGCCAGTCTGGCCTTTGCGGCGGCGATCCTGATCCGGCTGTATAACGAAGTGTGGAGCAATACAGCCGTCGTGGGCGGTTACTTCGGACTGCCCGGGGAGTGGGAGTATTACGCGGCGGCGATGCTGTTCACCGTGTTTACCCTGGCCTACAGCCTCAAAGGCGGGCTGCGCTCGTCGATCTTTACCGATGTGATCCAGGCTTTCGTGTTCGTGTTCTTTGTCGGGGCGGTGTTGTTCCTGATCATTCCGGCCAACGATACCAGTGCCCTGCTCAGTAATGGCGAGTTCCGGCTCAACGCCGGCTTCGACCTGTTGCTGGTCGCCCTGCTGCAGTTGTTCAGTTACCCGTTCCACGATCCGGTCCTGACCGACCGGGGGTTCGTGAACAAGGAAAAGACCATGCTCAAGAGCTTCGTGGTGGCCGGTTTGCTGGGCTTTGTGGCGGTGTTCATCTTCAGTCTGGTGGGTGTGCATGCCCGACTCAACGGTATCGAAGCCATGGGCAATGCGCCGGCGGCGGTGGGTCAGTCCCTGGGGCTGGCGGCGCTGTTCTTCATGAGTGTGGTGATGATGACCTCGGCCGGCTCCACGCTGGATTCCACCTTTACCTCGCTGGCCAAATCCCTGGCGGTGGATCTGCCCCGGCTGGCCCGGCGCACCAAAGACCGGTTACCCAGTATGCGGGTTGGTGCGGTGGTGATGGTGGTGTTTGCGTTCCTGGGTAACCTGCCGATGTTTGCCGGTACCGATATTCTCAAGGCCACAACCATTTCCGGCACCATGGTGATGGGGCTGGCGCCGGTGTTCCTGTTTTACGGCTTCACCCGGTGGTCGCCCTGGAGTTTCCACCTGAGTTTCTGGACCGGCCTGGGCCTGGGTGTCTTGCTGGCCATGGGCCTGATTCCCACGAGCTGGGCCATCGGTGATGGCAAGTACGCCATGCTGCTGGGCGTCAACGCCTGGGGCTTCCTGATCTGTTCCGCCGGGTTCTTTGTCCCGTTGGTGTTGCGGCGTGTGGCGGGGCGTTCGCTGGCTGCCGGGGAAGCCTGA
- a CDS encoding aspartate kinase: protein MTTAQHTVEKIGGTSMSNYEAVRDNIIIGNRSKDDLYQRIFVVSAYGGVTNELLEHKKTGEPGVYALFADAESDWAWGDDLTKLVKFLTDINGELFQDPMLKQQADQFITDRIEGVRGCLIDLQRLCSYGQFQLEEHLLTVREMLAGIGEAHSAFNTALKLQQEGINARFVDLTGWRDSELLPLDEKLKQAFDAVDLSRELPIVTGYAQCKEGLMRTFDRGYSEMTFSRVAVITNAREAIIHKEYHLSSADPNIVGADKVVPLGRTNYDVADQLANLGMEAIHPRAGKGLRQNEIPLRVMNTFEPEHTGTLITGDYISETPQVEIIAGAKGVFAIEVFDQDMQGEPGSDRRILDVLSRFKVRFMSKDTNANTITHYVDSTLKHVKRVVKALKEEFPNAEINTRKVALVSAIGSDMKVPGILARSVKSLADEDISVLAIHQCMRQVDIQFVVDEDNYKKAISALHASLIEPHNHEYAIVAASIE from the coding sequence ATGACTACTGCACAACATACCGTCGAGAAGATCGGCGGTACTTCCATGAGTAACTACGAGGCCGTTCGCGACAATATCATCATTGGTAATCGCAGCAAGGACGACCTCTACCAGCGCATCTTCGTGGTGTCCGCCTACGGTGGCGTGACCAACGAACTGCTCGAGCACAAGAAGACCGGCGAACCCGGGGTCTATGCCCTGTTTGCGGACGCCGAGTCGGACTGGGCCTGGGGCGACGACCTCACCAAGCTGGTGAAGTTCCTCACCGACATCAACGGTGAGCTGTTCCAGGATCCGATGCTCAAGCAGCAGGCGGACCAGTTCATCACCGACCGTATCGAGGGTGTTCGCGGCTGCCTGATTGATTTGCAGCGCCTGTGCTCCTATGGCCAGTTCCAACTGGAAGAGCACCTGCTGACTGTCCGTGAGATGCTTGCTGGCATCGGCGAGGCCCACAGTGCCTTCAATACTGCCCTCAAACTGCAGCAGGAAGGCATCAACGCCCGCTTTGTCGACCTGACCGGCTGGCGTGACAGCGAACTGCTGCCGCTGGACGAGAAGCTCAAGCAGGCCTTCGATGCCGTTGATCTGAGCCGAGAGCTGCCCATCGTGACCGGTTATGCCCAGTGCAAGGAAGGTCTGATGCGGACCTTTGACCGGGGCTACAGCGAGATGACCTTCAGCCGGGTGGCGGTGATCACCAACGCCCGTGAAGCCATCATCCACAAGGAATATCACTTAAGCTCCGCCGACCCGAACATCGTTGGCGCGGACAAGGTGGTGCCCCTTGGGCGGACCAACTATGACGTGGCCGACCAGCTGGCTAACCTGGGTATGGAAGCGATCCACCCCCGCGCCGGTAAGGGTCTGCGCCAGAACGAGATCCCGCTACGGGTGATGAACACCTTCGAGCCGGAGCATACCGGTACCCTGATCACCGGTGATTACATCAGCGAGACCCCGCAGGTGGAAATCATTGCCGGCGCCAAGGGTGTGTTTGCCATCGAGGTGTTCGATCAGGACATGCAGGGCGAGCCGGGTTCCGACCGCCGGATCCTGGACGTGCTGAGCCGCTTCAAGGTGCGCTTCATGTCCAAGGACACCAACGCCAATACCATCACCCACTACGTGGACAGCACACTCAAGCACGTCAAGCGCGTGGTCAAGGCGCTGAAGGAAGAATTCCCGAACGCCGAGATCAACACCCGCAAGGTGGCGCTGGTATCGGCCATCGGCAGCGACATGAAGGTACCGGGTATCCTGGCCCGTTCCGTCAAGTCGCTCGCGGATGAGGACATCAGCGTACTGGCGATTCACCAGTGCATGCGCCAGGTGGATATCCAGTTCGTGGTGGATGAGGACAACTACAAGAAGGCGATCAGTGCCCTGCACGCGAGCCTGATTGAGCCTCATAACCACGAGTACGCCATCGTGGCGGCATCCATCGAGTAA
- the ectB gene encoding diaminobutyrate--2-oxoglutarate transaminase, with amino-acid sequence MEIFKSTESEVRVYSRAFPVIFNRAKNAHLYTEDGKEYLDFLAGAGSLNYGHNNDILKKALLEYIEADGVSQGLDLFTTAKHDFMESYKKYILDPRGLDYKMQFTGPTGTNCVEAAMKLARKVKGRTNIISFTNGFHGVTAGAVAATGNEHHRGGVGVPLGHVDFMFYDGYLGEDVDTLDIMDKVLSDSSSGVELPAAVIVEAVQGEGGLNAARAEWLKGLSELCKKHDILLILDDIQAGNGRTGEFFSFEFAGIKPDIVTVSKSLSGYGLPMALVLFKPELDVWDPGEHNGTFRGNNMAFITARTAIETYWKDDAFANEVKAKTKVLGDALQAICDKYPGEFRMKGRGLMRGIEAKDADLTGPITKRAFERGLIIETSGPNDEVIKCLMPLTTSEDDLRKGAALLAESVDEIMQEGVSEAS; translated from the coding sequence ATGGAAATTTTCAAGTCGACCGAATCTGAAGTACGCGTTTATTCCCGTGCCTTTCCGGTGATTTTTAACCGTGCCAAGAACGCACATCTGTACACCGAAGACGGCAAGGAGTACCTGGATTTTCTGGCCGGCGCCGGTTCCCTGAACTACGGCCACAACAACGATATCCTGAAGAAGGCTCTGCTCGAGTACATCGAGGCGGACGGTGTGAGCCAGGGGCTGGACCTGTTCACCACCGCCAAGCACGACTTCATGGAGTCGTACAAGAAGTACATCCTTGATCCCCGTGGCCTGGACTACAAGATGCAGTTCACCGGCCCCACCGGTACCAACTGTGTGGAAGCGGCCATGAAGCTGGCCCGTAAGGTGAAAGGTCGTACCAACATCATTTCCTTCACCAACGGTTTCCACGGCGTAACCGCCGGCGCCGTTGCCGCCACCGGTAACGAACATCACCGCGGTGGTGTCGGTGTGCCCCTTGGCCACGTGGATTTCATGTTCTACGACGGCTACCTGGGTGAAGACGTGGACACCCTGGACATCATGGACAAGGTGCTGTCTGACAGCTCCTCCGGTGTTGAACTGCCGGCCGCTGTGATCGTTGAGGCGGTCCAGGGTGAAGGTGGTCTGAACGCTGCCCGTGCCGAGTGGCTCAAAGGTCTGTCCGAGCTGTGCAAGAAGCACGATATCCTGCTGATTCTTGACGACATCCAGGCCGGTAACGGCCGCACCGGTGAGTTCTTCAGCTTTGAGTTTGCCGGCATCAAGCCGGACATCGTGACCGTGTCCAAGTCCCTCAGTGGCTACGGCCTGCCGATGGCACTGGTGCTGTTCAAGCCGGAGCTGGATGTCTGGGATCCGGGCGAGCACAACGGCACCTTCCGTGGTAACAACATGGCGTTCATCACCGCCCGTACCGCGATCGAGACCTACTGGAAAGATGACGCCTTTGCCAACGAAGTGAAGGCCAAGACCAAGGTTCTGGGCGATGCCCTGCAGGCCATCTGCGATAAGTACCCGGGCGAGTTCAGGATGAAGGGTCGGGGCCTGATGCGCGGTATCGAAGCGAAGGACGCGGATCTGACCGGTCCGATCACCAAACGTGCCTTCGAGCGCGGCCTGATCATCGAGACCAGTGGTCCGAACGACGAAGTCATCAAATGCCTGATGCCGCTGACCACCAGTGAGGACGATCTTCGCAAGGGTGCTGCCCTGCTGGCGGAAAGTGTCGACGAGATCATGCAGGAAGGAGTCAGCGAGGCGTCGTAA